A window of Candidatus Hydrogenedentota bacterium contains these coding sequences:
- a CDS encoding glycosyltransferase family 2 protein, whose product MAENASESNVREKSRSQWGGLALMLAAIALVVAPFIVRPLYTIVPAVLVFLYLCYLNLIRRHIFLRNLKDHHCLTLQSQEGEEDNDLPPVLVIAPARNEEVGIEAAVRSMCALDYPGVRVLVVNDHSTDSTGAILDRLASELPNLRVLHNPPLQEGWHGKVNAVWQAMHEPDADRPWILQTDADTIFHPKALRRAMAFAQKEDLDYLTCVVWLDNQSLAEELVMPLAWCGILMRVRRARMNHAKSPALGVGPFMLYRRDSYFECGGHSAFRSQTPEDEMLAATFKQWGGNMGVAWTRDMVRFRIYRGYAQLRDFLTRKTRIHCDDRIDRFLNSMAGMLLRHVLPLPLGIAGLLQADTVGMLHFEWAVYTGAAFAAYCTLAWSFARHEEVAHMRKGLQWAHPLGGVLRIWFTARGMLQALRGKEMDWRGRKHINPRAQG is encoded by the coding sequence ATGGCCGAGAATGCGTCCGAATCGAATGTGCGGGAGAAGTCGCGGAGCCAATGGGGCGGGCTTGCGCTTATGCTCGCAGCGATTGCCCTGGTGGTTGCGCCATTTATCGTGCGACCACTGTATACCATCGTCCCGGCTGTACTCGTCTTTCTGTACTTGTGCTACCTCAATCTGATCCGCCGGCACATCTTTCTTCGCAATCTGAAGGACCACCACTGCCTCACACTTCAATCGCAAGAAGGAGAAGAGGACAACGATCTGCCTCCCGTGCTCGTCATCGCGCCGGCGCGCAACGAAGAGGTGGGCATTGAAGCGGCGGTACGTTCGATGTGCGCGCTGGACTATCCCGGAGTTCGCGTTCTCGTAGTCAACGATCATTCGACGGATTCGACCGGCGCGATACTCGACCGGCTGGCAAGCGAATTGCCGAATCTGCGTGTGCTACACAACCCGCCGTTGCAGGAAGGCTGGCACGGGAAGGTCAATGCCGTGTGGCAGGCCATGCATGAGCCGGACGCGGACCGGCCCTGGATTCTTCAGACCGACGCGGACACGATTTTCCATCCGAAGGCGTTGCGCCGCGCCATGGCGTTTGCACAGAAGGAAGATCTCGATTATCTGACGTGCGTGGTGTGGCTTGACAATCAATCGCTGGCGGAGGAATTGGTGATGCCGCTGGCTTGGTGCGGAATTCTGATGCGGGTGCGTCGCGCGCGCATGAACCACGCTAAGTCTCCGGCGCTTGGCGTCGGACCCTTTATGCTGTACCGGCGCGACTCGTATTTCGAGTGTGGGGGACATTCGGCGTTTCGTTCGCAGACACCCGAGGATGAGATGCTGGCGGCGACGTTTAAGCAGTGGGGCGGGAACATGGGCGTGGCGTGGACTCGCGACATGGTGCGATTCCGGATCTACCGGGGCTACGCGCAATTGCGCGACTTCCTCACGCGGAAGACGCGCATCCACTGCGACGACCGTATAGACCGGTTCCTTAATTCCATGGCGGGGATGCTGCTGAGGCATGTATTGCCGTTGCCGCTCGGAATCGCGGGACTGTTGCAGGCGGATACCGTTGGCATGTTGCATTTTGAGTGGGCGGTCTACACGGGCGCGGCGTTTGCGGCTTATTGCACGCTGGCGTGGAGTTTCGCGAGACACGAAGAAGTGGCTCATATGCGCAAGGGGTTGCAGTGGGCGCATCCGCTGGGAGGCGTGTTGCGGATTTGGT
- the murB gene encoding UDP-N-acetylmuramate dehydrogenase — protein MNTAPFDFAFENYPLAPLTLYNVGGPARLALVPRTINEARDAYEWMRAQDTKRIVLGGGSNVLIDDNGFDGIVMITSGLTGVSELGDHRYSIESGVVLDHVVTCIMIPNNYALVGALTGIPGSVGGAIYMNAGTVNGSTCMLLESVEVMTPADGYACVPMSESLYSYRGQTFCPRGGLILGGVFRFEQAAEDQRAIYDHYIQRRKEKQPQGKCCGSVFKNPNGDHAGRLIEACGLKGTRHGGAVISPMHANFIMNEDNATSADILALIALVKKTVHDTFGVKLEEEVVYIN, from the coding sequence ATGAATACAGCGCCTTTCGATTTCGCCTTCGAGAATTACCCGCTCGCGCCCCTAACGCTCTACAACGTAGGCGGTCCGGCGCGCCTGGCCCTGGTACCGCGCACCATTAACGAAGCACGCGACGCCTACGAATGGATGCGCGCGCAAGATACCAAGCGCATCGTGCTGGGCGGCGGCTCGAATGTCCTCATCGACGACAACGGTTTCGACGGCATCGTTATGATTACGAGCGGCCTGACGGGTGTTTCCGAACTCGGCGATCACCGCTACTCCATCGAGTCAGGCGTGGTGCTCGACCACGTTGTCACATGCATCATGATCCCCAACAACTATGCCCTTGTGGGTGCCCTCACGGGCATTCCCGGCAGCGTCGGCGGAGCGATCTACATGAATGCCGGCACCGTCAACGGTTCCACGTGCATGCTCCTCGAATCGGTTGAGGTCATGACTCCCGCCGACGGCTATGCATGCGTCCCCATGTCCGAATCGCTCTACAGCTACCGAGGCCAGACCTTCTGCCCACGCGGCGGACTCATCCTGGGCGGCGTGTTTCGATTTGAACAGGCGGCCGAAGACCAACGCGCCATCTACGACCACTACATCCAACGCCGCAAAGAAAAACAGCCGCAAGGGAAATGCTGCGGCAGCGTATTCAAGAATCCCAACGGCGACCACGCTGGGCGCCTTATCGAAGCCTGTGGTCTCAAAGGCACGCGCCACGGCGGCGCAGTCATCAGCCCCATGCATGCCAACTTCATCATGAACGAGGACAACGCCACCAGCGCAGATATCCTTGCCCTCATCGCACTCGTGAAAAAAACGGTACACGACACGTTCGGCGTGAAACTTGAGGAAGAAGTCGTATACATAAACTGA